Within Actinobaculum sp. 313, the genomic segment GAAGACGACCTCCATATCCTGCGTGGAATCAATCTTCGGGTTGAGGCAAGAGAAAATGTCAGCATCGTCGGACGGTCCGGCACCGGGAAAACGACACTGCTCAACATTATCGGCATGCTGGACCTGCCAGACTCAGGCACCTACCACGTCAACGGACGCGACGTTCTCACACTTGGGGAGGGCCGACGCGCCGCCATGCGGGGGAACACGGTCGGCTTCGTTTTCCAACAGTTCAATATCTTCAATACACGGACGGCACTAGAGAACGTCGCAGTCCCACTCCTGTACGAGCGGGGCCTACGTTTCTGGCGGCGTAACCAGATCGCAGCGGAGATGCTTGACCGGGTGGGCCTAGGCGACCGGTTACACTCTTCGCCCGCACAAATGTCCGGTGGCGAGCAACAGCGCATCGCCATCGCCCGCGCATTGATACGCGAACCACAGATCATCCTGGCAGATGAGCCCACCGGTGCTCTTGACCCGGAGACTGGGCGCACCGTGATTGAGCTACTGCAGAGAGTTGCCGCCGAGAACAGTGCCGCGCTGATCATCATCACTCACGATATGGATATCGCTCGTGCTGCCGACAGCCGTTACGAACTCGCACAGGGAGTTCTCCACCCACTGGAAGGAGATGGATAATGCGCTGGATTACGGCGCTAATAGCGCCTCTCATCGAGGCGTGGGGCGAAGTAAAGGTACAACGTGCTCGTGTTGTTCTGTCTCTGATCGGTGTCGTCGCAGCAGTGGCAGCCATGTCAACCGTCATGGCTTTGGGAGCTCTGATTGTCCAATCAAACCGTGAAATGATCGAAGCGTCACAGGGCCGCACAACTACGCTCACTTTCTCGATTTCGAAGTCCTCTGATGATGAGAGCTCCGGTGAGTATGTTATCTCCGGTCCTTCGAAGTCCGGTATGGATGCCGGTTCAAGTGGCAACGACGCCGACTCCTCCGGCAGCGGTTGGGCGGCGGAAGATACCGGCATCATAAACGATCCGGTAGGTAACGCAATGAAGACTGTGGCCGAACGTTTCAAGCTGCCGTATTGGAGCCGCCGGGCACAATCATCCCTTCCGATTAAAGAGATCAAAGAACTGGAAACCACCGGAATGTACCGGGGCAGGCCGTACCGCAACCCAAATACGGTTATGATCAACCCCAAGTCCTAGCGGTGGATCCGGCATACGCGACCATCTACCGACTGCGCGTCGTGGAAGGCCGCTGGTTGCAGACGCGCGACGCTGATCAACGTGTCACCCCGATTGTGATCAACACACGAATGTGGGAATACTTCGGCCAACCGAATATCGCGGACCCCATGATCATCACCGCAGGCAATGACTCCGGTGATCGTTTTCGCGTCGTTGGGGTCGTTCAGTCCCACCGATACGATATGGCCACCATGTACGTGCCCTACGATGCATGGATGCTCACGCAAGAAAACTCGTCCGGCAACGTGATCGGCTTCGACGGTAAGGAGATGCTGGTCTGGACTGATCCCGAACAAACCAGTCAAGCACACGAGGACATACAGAGCGCTTTGACCGCCATCCTCGGTCCGGGATGGGACCTGACTGTTTGGGGCGATGAGATCTGGGATGATGGCGATGCCATGTTTGGCAGCGACGATAACAGTGCAGGTACCCGCAACATCGTTATGGCCATCGGAGCAGTAGTGATTTTGCTAGGCGCACTTGGCCTGCTCAATGTTGCGATCGTAACCGTCCGGCAGCGAATCCGGGAGATCGGAATCCGGCGCGCGCTGGGGGCGTCCGCCAAAAGGATATTCTTCGCAGTCTTCATGGAATCAGTGGTGGCCACCTTTGTGGCCGGTGTCATCGGCGTCATGCTCGCCATAGTTGCGATCCGCGTTATGCCACTGGAAAGTATGGACATTGAGCTTCAGGATGTTCCGGCTTTCCCGGTTTCTGCGGCTTTGGCTGGGATTGCCATCTCCACCGGGATAGGCGCGCTATGCGGCATTATTCCCGCTCTTGCTGCCGTCCGAGTGCGGC encodes:
- a CDS encoding ABC transporter ATP-binding protein, which translates into the protein MPLIELQDITRAVPIPDEDDLHILRGINLRVEARENVSIVGRSGTGKTTLLNIIGMLDLPDSGTYHVNGRDVLTLGEGRRAAMRGNTVGFVFQQFNIFNTRTALENVAVPLLYERGLRFWRRNQIAAEMLDRVGLGDRLHSSPAQMSGGEQQRIAIARALIREPQIILADEPTGALDPETGRTVIELLQRVAAENSAALIIITHDMDIARAADSRYELAQGVLHPLEGDG
- a CDS encoding FtsX-like permease family protein encodes the protein MDPAYATIYRLRVVEGRWLQTRDADQRVTPIVINTRMWEYFGQPNIADPMIITAGNDSGDRFRVVGVVQSHRYDMATMYVPYDAWMLTQENSSGNVIGFDGKEMLVWTDPEQTSQAHEDIQSALTAILGPGWDLTVWGDEIWDDGDAMFGSDDNSAGTRNIVMAIGAVVILLGALGLLNVAIVTVRQRIREIGIRRALGASAKRIFFAVFMESVVATFVAGVIGVMLAIVAIRVMPLESMDIELQDVPAFPVSAALAGIAISTGIGALCGIIPALAAVRVRPIDAIRY